The genomic segment GATCTAGAGTTTTTAAATTAGAATTGCTTAAAGCAGAAGATTTAAAGCAGATACTACTAAATACTTTGCAGGATTCCCAAAGAGGATTAGGGGAATATGATGTTGATTTAAAATCGGAAGCTTTAGAACATATTGTAGATATAGCTAATGGAGATGCTAGGTCTGCGTTGAATGCTTTGGAATTAGCAGTTTTGACTACTCCTAAGAACGATAAAGGGGTTAAAGAAATAACTTTAGAAGTAGCTGAAGAATCAATTCAACAACGTGCTTTAAATTATGATAAAGCAGGGGATAATCATTATGACACTGTGTCAGCTTTTATTAAGAGTATGCGGGGTTCCGCTCCTGATGCCACTTTATACTGGTTGGCTAAAATGTTAGAGGCAGGAGAGGACCCTAGATTCATTGCCCGTAGAATTATAGTACATGCTGCTGAAGATGTTGGTAATGCTGATCCACAAGCTTTAGTAATAGCAAATGCAGCAGCACAGGCAGTGGAATATGTAGGTTTACCGGAAGCTAGGATTCCGTTAGCAGAAGCAGCAGTATATATAGCTACAGCACCTAAAAGCAATGCTATTATTAAAGGGATAGATAATGCAATTGCAGTTGTCCGCAATCGAAGGACATCAGGAGTTCCGAATCATCTTAAAGATTCTCATTATAAAGGAGCTAAAAAATTAGGTCATGGAAGAGGATATTTATATCCTCATAATTATCAAAACCATTATGTTAAACAACAGTACTTACCAGATGACTTAGTTGGAGAAGGATTTTATAATCCTAGTAATCAAGGATATGAAGAAGAAGTTAAAGAATTATTAGGTAAATTAAAACAAAGAGATAAATAGATTAGTAAATGAGTAGTATACGTAAATGAGGTGAAAGAGATGAGTAATAAATATAAAACTGTAGCAGATGATTACCGAGTTCAATTAACGATTAAGAATTGTAAATTTATTGCTTCAGCAGCTAATATACAATCAGTAGAAGAGGCTGAGAAATTTATTGATAGAATATCAGAAGAGTTTGCAGATGCTACTCATAATGTTTATGCTTTTAAAGTTGGGCTAGGAGATAGTGCAGTTAAGAGAACTAATGATGATGGTGAGCCTGCCGGTTCATCAGGCCCCCCAGTTTTACAAGCAATTGAAGGAGAGGATGTAACTAATACTGTAATTGTAGTTACTCGCTATTTTGGAGGAATAAAGCATGGAATCGGCGGACTAATCCGAGCTTATGGTAAGTGCGCCAGAGAGGCAATTAAAGTTGCAGGAATTATAGAAAAAGAACGTTATTTAAATATTGGAATTTCTGTTTCATATGATTCTATGGGAAAAGTAATTAATGATTTAGAAGGTCATCAAGGAGAAGTAAATAGCACTAAATATACAAATGAGGGAGTTGAAATTATAGCATCAATGAAATTAAGTTATATACCAGCATTTAAAGCTAGGATTAAGGAACTTACTAGAGGAGAAGCATGCTTTAGGGAGATAGGAGAGGAGTTTAGATAATGAATCAGATAAAGAAATGGATACAATTTATAATTGGGCTAATCATAGTAAGTATAGGAATAGTATTAACTATTAAAGCAGATTTAGGAGCAGCACCTTGGGATGTATTTCATATTAGTTTAACTAAACATATTAATATGCTAACTGTTGGTAAAGCTAGTCAATTGACTGGTTTGGCTGTCATCTTATTTAGTTTTTTTATTGCTAGAATTAAACCTACCTCAGGGACAATAATTAATATGTTATTAGTTGGTTTTATGATTGATTTGATAATGTCAATTATACCTCAACCAATAACTATAATCTATCAGTATATTTATTTAATAGGAGGTATTGCCATTGTTGGTTTTGGAGTAGCAGTATATATAACAGCCCATTGTGGTACTGGACCAAGAGATAGTTTAATGATGGCTTTAACTAAAAAATTTAATATAGATATACAATGGATAAGAAGTAGTTTAGAATTAGGTGCTCTAATAATTGGTTATTTATTAGGAGGTCCAGTAGGAATTGGCACAATCTGTATTGCTCTAGGCATTGGACCAATGTTGAGCATATCATTGGATTTACTAGGAAGCTTATCAAATAAGCATTCACTAGCACAAACAGATTGTTAGTGTCTTAAAGCTATTTATTAATTATTTTAAATTTTATATTAAAGAAATAAAATTTTAAAAAAGAGTTAATAATATGGATGATGATAAATATATTTGAATAATTCATTTAAACTATATCATAAATGATAAGTCTTTAAAATATATTAAAAATTTTATTTCTTTAAAGATATTGACAAACTAAAATACTTATGTTAATATTATCCTAGAAAACCTACAAAAATGGTTGGGATTAAGAGGAGGAAGCAAATGAAGCTATCTACCAAAGGGCGTTATGGGGTTAGAGCTATGTTTGATTTAGCCCTTCATTATGGTGAAGGTACTACTCCATTGCGTAGTATAGCTGAAAGACAAGGTATTTCAGAGAATTATTTAGAACAACTAATAGCTGCACTTCGTAAAGCTGGTTTAGTAAATAGTGTCCGGGGAGCACATGGTGGATATCTATTAGCTAAGAAACCAGATAAAATCACTATTGGTGATATCATTCGTGTTTTGGAAGGGCCAATAGCACCATCAGATTGTGTAGCTGATGATGGTAATGAAAATTGCAAGAACATAGAAGATTGTATAACTCGTTTAATTTGGAAAGATTTACAAGAGAGTATTAATGAAGTATTAGATTCCATAAGTTTAGAAGATTTACGCCAAGAAGCTATTAATGCTAAACAGAAAGATGGACAACATGGTTATTTATACCATATTTAAATGCTAAAGGGGGAATTATTAAGATGAAGCGTGTATATTTAGATAATGCAGCCACAACTTCTACTGCTCCTGAGGTTTTAGAAGCTATGAAACCATACTTTACAGAAAAGTTTGGTAATGCTTCTAGTGTACATTCTTTTGGCAGAGAGAATAGAAATGTAGTTGAAGATGCAAGAGAAAAAGTAGCAGACTTAATCAATGCTGATGATTCTGCAGAAATTGTTTTTACAAGTGGTGGAACAGAGGCTGATAACTTAGCTATTAAAGGAATAGCCATGAAACATAGAGACGAAGGTAAGCATATTATCACATCT from the Selenihalanaerobacter shriftii genome contains:
- a CDS encoding YczE/YyaS/YitT family protein — protein: MNQIKKWIQFIIGLIIVSIGIVLTIKADLGAAPWDVFHISLTKHINMLTVGKASQLTGLAVILFSFFIARIKPTSGTIINMLLVGFMIDLIMSIIPQPITIIYQYIYLIGGIAIVGFGVAVYITAHCGTGPRDSLMMALTKKFNIDIQWIRSSLELGALIIGYLLGGPVGIGTICIALGIGPMLSISLDLLGSLSNKHSLAQTDC
- a CDS encoding RrF2 family transcriptional regulator encodes the protein MKLSTKGRYGVRAMFDLALHYGEGTTPLRSIAERQGISENYLEQLIAALRKAGLVNSVRGAHGGYLLAKKPDKITIGDIIRVLEGPIAPSDCVADDGNENCKNIEDCITRLIWKDLQESINEVLDSISLEDLRQEAINAKQKDGQHGYLYHI
- a CDS encoding AAA family ATPase — translated: MDLFTHNVENETSNSAPLAERMRPRNLNEFIGQERIVGEGKLLRRAIQADRLQSLILYGPPGTGKTTLAMIIANTTSSEFAKLNAVTSGVKDIRQVLKAAKDRKGMYQQKTILFIDEIHRFNKSQQDALLPAVEKGTIILIGATTENPYFEVNSPLVSRSRVFKLELLKAEDLKQILLNTLQDSQRGLGEYDVDLKSEALEHIVDIANGDARSALNALELAVLTTPKNDKGVKEITLEVAEESIQQRALNYDKAGDNHYDTVSAFIKSMRGSAPDATLYWLAKMLEAGEDPRFIARRIIVHAAEDVGNADPQALVIANAAAQAVEYVGLPEARIPLAEAAVYIATAPKSNAIIKGIDNAIAVVRNRRTSGVPNHLKDSHYKGAKKLGHGRGYLYPHNYQNHYVKQQYLPDDLVGEGFYNPSNQGYEEEVKELLGKLKQRDK
- a CDS encoding IMPACT family protein, encoding MSNKYKTVADDYRVQLTIKNCKFIASAANIQSVEEAEKFIDRISEEFADATHNVYAFKVGLGDSAVKRTNDDGEPAGSSGPPVLQAIEGEDVTNTVIVVTRYFGGIKHGIGGLIRAYGKCAREAIKVAGIIEKERYLNIGISVSYDSMGKVINDLEGHQGEVNSTKYTNEGVEIIASMKLSYIPAFKARIKELTRGEACFREIGEEFR